In Papio anubis isolate 15944 chromosome 17, Panubis1.0, whole genome shotgun sequence, the following are encoded in one genomic region:
- the HEXIM2 gene encoding protein HEXIM2 isoform X3, with amino-acid sequence MMATPNQTACNAESPIALEEAKTSGAPGSPQTPPGPHDSGGSLPLTPRMESHSEDEDLAGAVGGLGWYSRSPRTQNPGGCSAEAVLARKKHRRRPSKRKRHWRPYLELSWAEKQQRDERQSQRASRVREEMFAKGQPVAPYNTTQFLMNDRDPEEPNLDVPHGISHPGSSGESEAGDSDGRGQAHGEFQRKDFSETYERFHTESLQGRSKQELVRDYLELEKRLSQAEEETRRLQQLQACTGQQSCRQVEELAAEVERLRTENQRLRQENQMWNREGCCCDEEPGT; translated from the coding sequence ACCTCTGGTGCCCCGGGGAGCCCCCAAACACCCCCTGGGCCTCATGACTCTGGTGGTTCCCTGCCCCTGACACCCCGGATGGAGAGCCACTCAGAGGATGAAGATCTTGCTGGGGCTGTCGGTGGCCTGGGCTGGTACAGTAGGAGTCCCCGGACCCAGAACCCAGGGGGCTGCTCAGCGGAGGCTGTGCTGGCCCGGAAGAAACACCGTCGGCGGCCGTCCAAGCGCAAACGGCACTGGCGACCCTACCTGGAGCTGAGCTGGGCTGAGAAACAACAGCGGGATGAGAGGCAGAGCCAGAGGGCCTCCCGGGTCCGCGAGGAGATGTTCGCCAAAGGCCAGCCCGTGGCCCCCTACAACAccacccagttcctgatgaatgaCCGAGACCCGGAGGAGCCCAACTTGGATGTGCCCCATGGGATCTCCCACCCAGGTTCCAGTGGGGAGAGTGAGGCCGGGGACAGTGATGGGCGGGGCCAAGCGCACGGTGAGTTCCAGCGGAAGGACTTCTCTGAGACTTACGAGCGCTTCCACACCGAGAGCCTGCAGGGCCGCAGCAAGCAGGAGCTGGTGCGAGACTACCTGGAGCTGGAGAAGCGGCTGTCGCAGGCAGAGGAGGAGACtaggaggctgcagcagctgcaggCGTGTACTGGCCAGCAGTCCTGCCGCCAGGTGGAGGAGCTGGCTGCCGAGGTCGAGAGGCTCCGGACTGAGAACCAGCGGCTTCGGCAGGAGAACCAGATGTGGAACCGAGAGGGCTGCTGCTGTGATGAGGAGCCGGGTACCTAG